In Streptomyces sp. NBC_00448, the following are encoded in one genomic region:
- a CDS encoding SDR family NAD(P)-dependent oxidoreductase yields MSGEQRLPGTTAEPVDGGLPSGDARASRAVPWVLHGRDEQALRAQAGRLLSWLTGPEAEAGGSAPDIGLSLVTTRSVLGHRGVAVGTDRADLLAGVAALAGHGLGGTVVSGPVRPAGSTRVAFVFPGQGSQWPAMAGELLGTAPAFAERMAECARALEPFVDWEPMDVLRERPGAPSLERVDVVQPLLWAMMVSLAALWRSYGVEPDAVVGHSQGEIAAACVAGALSLSDGARIVALRSRLIAEELAGLGGMMSVPLPAAETEERLRAWQGRVQLAAVNGPGSVVVCGDTAALDEIFDQLTAQDVRVRRIPVDYASHSHYVEQLKDKLLAVLAPVAPRSSAVPFYSTVTGAALDTAALDAGYWFTNLRSTVRFEEATRALLADGHGLFVESSPHPVLRLGLQETVDATGAEARVVGSLRRGEGGLVRLTTSLAEASLAGAPVQWRASFTGTGARVVDLPTYAFQHRRYWARPDQDATSFAAAGLDPAGHPLLGAVVTSSTSGETVFTGRLSLPAHPWLADHEALGAVLLPGAAFVDLALHAGARTGCELLRELTLQAPLVLPDEGWVQLQVTVGAEGPDGERAVTVHSRAEDADGPWTRHAAGVLDPGPAAALAAIPEWPPPGAEPIPLDGAYPRLLERGHAYGPAFQGLKSAWRQGEEIYAEVALAEEESAAAAHFGVHPALLDAVLHADLVAGGGDPDASRGAVLPFAWNGVSLHASGATTARAVLRPAGPDAVRIDVFDGTGRPVLAVESLVAKAVSARQLASAGATRGPAPHAVRWTAAPRAEEAAALPACAVVGDGRAAEAFAAATGTARHADLAALASGLGTGTPPGVVVLCAAAEPAAPGAGGGSGATVLDAVRRRTGHVLHEVQSFLADPRFQDSAMVLVTTSAVAAGGGESPDLEQAPLWGLVRSAQAEHPGRFVLVDTGPDGDLDPEALARVLSDGEPEAVVRGGAVLTPRLAAAAAPQDGPRPAWPADGTVLVTGGTGVLGAHVARHLASAHGVRRLLLLSRRGESAPGAAELVAQLAESGAEAKVVACDVADRAALAAVLAEIPADRPLRAVVHTAGVLDDGVIDALTPKRLDEVLRAKADAAWHLHELTRERDLAGFVLFSSAAGTLGAPGQGNYAAANAFLDALAAHRRAAGLPAVALAWGLWADGSGMTGALDERDISRLRRQGFPPLETAEALDLLDAALASVRAPESVSAPVPVSVPADAPHSSPPGSASGSAPGDAPVPVTSGDPASAHRLLLKLDTTALRAQAAHGTLPAMLRGLVRTPPRRAARSGGDAPLGERLSAMAPGERERALLELVRTQVADVLGHASPDAVEADRAFKELGFDSLTAVELRNRLAAATGLRLPATLVFDHPSARAVVRHMDRELTGQRPQSARTRAAAPDEPVALVAMACRFPGGVESPEDLWRLVADGTDAVSAFPADRGWDLEELYDPEPGKPGRTYTRSGGFLDGAADFDPDFFGISPNEALAMDPQQRLLLETSWHLFERAGIDPGTLRATPTGVFAGVMYHDYADNSATGSIASGRLSYHYGFEGPAITVDTACSSSLVALHLAIQSLRAGECDLALAGGVTVMATAGVLVEFGTQRGLAADGRCKSYADAADGTGFSEGVGLLLVERLADARRNGHPVLALVRGSAVNQDGASNGLTAPNGPAQQRVIRQALAAAGLGTGDVDTVEGHGTGTTLGDPIEAQALLATYGQDRSPERPLWLGSIKSNIGHAQAAAGVAGVIKAVESMRHGVLPRTLHVDEPSQQVDWASGAVRLLTEAQPWPEPGRPRRAGVSSFGISGTNAHVIVEQAPADATSEATTGQTPAEPAGGSAEPQHPVDGPESESAPGPAPRPVVPWLVSAASPDALRQHARRLAAHLADDPGSNPADVAFTLATARSPLDHRALVVGDDRDELVAALAALAADDEPAGRRTTGGTAFLFTGQGAQRLGMGRELYDAHPHFRRAFDAALEAFDPHLDRPLRDVMWGTDPAALELTCYAQPALFTVGISLYRLVESWGVRPDYLAGHSVGELVAARAAGVLGLPDAAVLVAARGRLMQALPAGGAMIAVQAAEDEVVPLLSDRVSLAAVNGPTSVVISGAAGAAEEIAARFAAEGRRTARLRVSHAFHSPLMEPMVAEFRAVVSALSYRPPALPVVSAVTGRQAGEELLCDPEYWVRHVRETVRFHDVVRHLDERGVSTHLELGPDAVLATMGPDCLTGERDVAFVPAMRRDRPEARELVTAVARAHSRGVPVDWAAFFDGTAARRVDLPVYPFQRRHFWLESASLGGDPARVGQAPARHPLLGALVTVPDSGALVLTGRLTAAGAPWLADHDLLGTPVLPATALVDLALHAAGHAGCDTLRELAVELPLAVTGDGSTALRVVLGGPRPDGSRPVSVHSRPDADPDAPWTRHASGVVEGPQAPEPPAPRPEAEWPPVGAVPLGLGDAYERLLAAGYGYGPAFQCLRAAWRLGDDLFAEVEPVRDAEPRAEGFNVHPALLDAVFHAERLAGEGDAEPVVPGTWRGVRLRAAAGADALRARITPGPEGSALVVTDSAGRLVLTADSVASRAVTPGELAAADRTDHPVLHTLRWTPAPPAPAGTAVAGWTFLGRPEPLFDPASPGHADLDALLAAIDADEQAPATVVHVCGTAAPDPELPALLRRWADDPRLAAVRLVVATSGAVAAGTEPGQDPAPDPEGARAWGLVRAARAEGLGRPVVVDLDPAADPDRALAAALACGEPETAVRGGEVLLPRLTAPDGAALPPRGPAGWDPDGTVLVTGDTAAGTLLARHLAATHGLRRLTLVRAPGDPETAVPDAAVTVTTCDLADRTALAALLDAIPEAHPLTAVVHIAADGPQATTVSGLDSGTESGIGAEAATGTQVAAARRADDAWHLHEAVRDAAPAAFVLVSAADALLAEIGTTDAAMAHASFELLAAHRRARGLPAVSLAHGPWRTAAPDQPGAPDHPAGTEHPEHPDRPGFPTLTAEEGLAQFDAALALGATHCVLARLDHAALRARAGELPHVLRAVVHAPVRRARLEEDAPLIRRLAGLAPEERDRTLLAAVREHVAAVLGHASAAAVDPDRAFQEMGFDSLAAVELRKRLSAAAGVWLPATLVFDHPTSRAVTERLGAALDGGTGPRQPVFAEFRRLEEALAEATPDDAEAARITARLESLLRRWRDRRDGVAAEAEGAYESASDEELFQALDDLEIG; encoded by the coding sequence ATGAGCGGCGAGCAACGACTTCCCGGAACCACCGCAGAGCCGGTGGACGGCGGCCTGCCGTCCGGTGACGCGCGGGCGTCCCGGGCCGTCCCCTGGGTCCTGCACGGACGCGACGAGCAAGCGCTGCGGGCCCAGGCCGGCCGGCTGCTGTCCTGGCTCACCGGGCCCGAGGCGGAGGCCGGCGGGTCCGCGCCCGACATCGGCCTGTCGCTGGTGACCACCCGGTCCGTGCTCGGCCACCGCGGGGTGGCGGTCGGCACGGACCGCGCCGACCTGCTCGCCGGCGTGGCCGCCCTGGCCGGCCACGGGCTGGGCGGCACCGTCGTCAGCGGCCCGGTGCGGCCCGCGGGCAGTACCCGGGTGGCGTTCGTCTTCCCCGGACAGGGCTCGCAGTGGCCCGCGATGGCCGGTGAACTCCTCGGCACCGCACCGGCGTTCGCCGAGCGCATGGCGGAGTGCGCGCGGGCGCTGGAGCCCTTCGTGGACTGGGAACCGATGGACGTGCTGCGCGAGCGGCCCGGCGCCCCGTCACTGGAGCGGGTCGACGTGGTGCAGCCGCTGCTGTGGGCGATGATGGTGTCGCTCGCGGCCTTGTGGCGCTCCTACGGGGTGGAACCGGACGCCGTCGTCGGCCACTCGCAGGGCGAGATCGCCGCCGCCTGCGTGGCGGGGGCGCTCTCGCTGTCCGACGGCGCCCGGATCGTCGCCCTGCGCAGCCGCCTGATCGCCGAGGAACTCGCCGGTCTCGGCGGGATGATGTCGGTCCCGCTGCCCGCCGCCGAGACCGAGGAGCGGCTGCGCGCCTGGCAGGGCCGCGTCCAGCTCGCCGCCGTCAACGGGCCCGGCTCCGTCGTGGTCTGCGGCGACACCGCGGCACTGGACGAGATCTTCGACCAGCTCACCGCGCAGGACGTCCGCGTCCGCAGGATTCCGGTGGACTACGCCTCCCACTCGCACTACGTGGAGCAGCTCAAGGACAAGCTGCTCGCGGTGCTGGCGCCGGTCGCCCCGCGCTCCTCGGCCGTGCCGTTCTACTCCACCGTGACCGGCGCCGCACTGGACACCGCCGCCCTGGACGCCGGGTACTGGTTCACCAACCTGCGCAGCACCGTGCGCTTCGAGGAGGCCACCCGGGCGCTGCTCGCCGACGGGCACGGCCTGTTCGTGGAGTCCAGCCCGCACCCGGTGCTGCGGCTGGGCCTGCAGGAGACCGTGGACGCGACCGGCGCCGAGGCCCGCGTGGTCGGCTCGCTGCGGCGCGGCGAGGGCGGCCTGGTCCGCCTGACCACCTCGCTGGCCGAGGCGTCGCTGGCCGGTGCCCCGGTGCAGTGGCGCGCGTCCTTCACCGGCACCGGCGCACGCGTCGTGGACCTGCCCACCTACGCCTTCCAGCACCGGCGCTACTGGGCGCGCCCGGACCAGGACGCGACGAGCTTCGCCGCCGCGGGCCTCGATCCGGCCGGCCACCCGCTGCTGGGCGCCGTGGTCACCTCCTCCACCTCCGGCGAGACCGTCTTCACCGGCCGGCTGTCGCTGCCGGCGCACCCGTGGCTCGCCGACCACGAGGCCCTCGGCGCCGTCCTGCTGCCCGGCGCGGCGTTCGTGGACCTCGCGCTGCACGCCGGCGCGCGGACCGGCTGCGAGCTGCTGCGCGAACTGACCCTGCAGGCACCGCTCGTGCTGCCCGACGAGGGCTGGGTCCAGCTCCAGGTGACCGTGGGCGCTGAGGGGCCGGACGGCGAACGCGCGGTCACCGTCCACTCCCGCGCCGAGGACGCCGACGGCCCCTGGACCCGGCACGCCGCGGGCGTGCTCGACCCGGGCCCGGCCGCCGCGCTCGCCGCGATCCCCGAATGGCCGCCGCCCGGCGCGGAGCCGATCCCGCTCGACGGCGCCTATCCGCGCCTGCTGGAGCGCGGCCACGCCTACGGGCCGGCCTTCCAGGGCCTGAAGTCCGCCTGGCGGCAAGGCGAGGAGATCTACGCCGAGGTCGCCCTCGCCGAGGAGGAGAGCGCCGCCGCCGCGCACTTCGGCGTCCACCCGGCGCTGCTCGACGCCGTGCTCCACGCCGACCTCGTCGCCGGCGGCGGCGACCCGGACGCCTCGCGCGGCGCTGTCCTGCCGTTCGCCTGGAACGGGGTGTCGCTGCACGCCTCCGGCGCCACCACCGCGCGCGCCGTACTGCGGCCGGCCGGCCCCGACGCGGTTCGGATCGACGTGTTCGACGGCACCGGGCGGCCGGTGCTCGCGGTGGAGTCGCTGGTCGCCAAGGCGGTCTCCGCCCGGCAGTTGGCGTCCGCGGGCGCGACGCGGGGCCCGGCGCCCCACGCGGTCCGGTGGACCGCGGCGCCGCGCGCCGAGGAGGCGGCCGCGCTCCCCGCGTGCGCGGTCGTCGGCGACGGCCGCGCGGCGGAGGCGTTCGCCGCCGCGACCGGCACCGCCCGCCACGCCGACCTCGCCGCGCTGGCGTCCGGCCTCGGCACCGGGACACCGCCCGGTGTCGTGGTGCTCTGCGCCGCGGCGGAACCGGCGGCGCCCGGCGCGGGCGGCGGGAGCGGCGCTACGGTCCTCGACGCCGTCCGCCGCCGTACCGGACACGTCCTCCACGAGGTGCAGTCGTTCCTGGCCGACCCGCGCTTCCAGGACAGCGCGATGGTCCTCGTCACCACCTCGGCGGTGGCGGCCGGCGGCGGGGAGTCGCCGGACCTCGAACAGGCCCCGCTGTGGGGGCTGGTGCGGTCCGCGCAGGCCGAACACCCCGGCCGCTTCGTGCTGGTGGACACCGGCCCCGACGGTGACCTCGACCCCGAGGCGCTGGCCCGCGTCCTGTCCGACGGCGAACCCGAGGCCGTGGTGCGCGGGGGAGCCGTCCTCACCCCCCGGCTGGCCGCCGCGGCGGCGCCGCAGGACGGCCCGCGCCCGGCGTGGCCGGCCGACGGCACCGTCCTGGTCACCGGCGGCACCGGGGTGCTCGGCGCCCACGTCGCCCGCCACCTCGCGTCCGCGCACGGGGTACGCCGGTTGCTGCTGCTCAGCCGGCGCGGCGAATCCGCCCCCGGCGCGGCCGAACTGGTCGCGCAACTGGCGGAGTCGGGCGCCGAGGCGAAGGTCGTCGCCTGCGACGTCGCCGATCGGGCGGCCCTGGCCGCGGTGCTCGCCGAGATCCCCGCCGACCGACCGCTGCGCGCCGTGGTGCACACCGCGGGCGTCCTGGACGACGGCGTCATCGACGCGCTCACCCCGAAGCGCCTCGACGAGGTGCTGCGCGCCAAGGCCGACGCGGCCTGGCACCTGCACGAACTCACCCGGGAGCGCGACCTCGCCGGCTTCGTGCTGTTCTCCTCCGCGGCGGGCACTCTTGGCGCGCCCGGACAGGGCAACTACGCCGCTGCCAACGCCTTCCTCGACGCCCTGGCCGCCCACCGCCGGGCCGCCGGCCTCCCCGCGGTCGCGCTCGCCTGGGGGCTGTGGGCCGACGGCAGCGGGATGACCGGCGCGCTCGACGAGCGCGACATCTCCCGGCTGCGCCGCCAGGGCTTCCCGCCCCTGGAGACCGCGGAGGCGCTCGACCTCCTCGACGCCGCCCTCGCGTCCGTACGCGCACCCGAGTCCGTATCCGCACCCGTGCCCGTATCCGTACCCGCCGACGCGCCGCACAGCTCGCCGCCCGGCAGCGCATCCGGCAGCGCACCTGGCGACGCACCCGTCCCCGTCACCTCCGGCGACCCGGCCTCCGCTCACCGGCTGCTGCTGAAGCTCGACACCACCGCGCTGCGCGCGCAGGCCGCGCACGGCACCCTCCCGGCCATGCTCCGCGGCCTGGTGCGGACACCGCCGCGGCGCGCGGCCCGCTCCGGCGGCGACGCCCCGCTGGGCGAGCGGCTGTCCGCCATGGCCCCCGGCGAGCGCGAACGCGCCCTGCTGGAGCTGGTGCGCACCCAGGTCGCCGATGTCCTCGGGCACGCCTCCCCGGACGCCGTGGAGGCGGACCGCGCCTTCAAGGAACTGGGCTTCGACTCGCTGACCGCCGTCGAACTGCGCAACCGGCTGGCCGCCGCGACCGGCCTGCGGCTGCCGGCCACCCTGGTCTTCGACCACCCCTCGGCCCGGGCGGTCGTCCGGCACATGGACCGCGAACTCACCGGGCAGCGCCCCCAGTCGGCGCGGACCCGGGCGGCGGCACCGGACGAACCCGTCGCCCTGGTGGCGATGGCCTGCCGCTTCCCGGGTGGCGTGGAGTCCCCGGAGGACCTGTGGCGGCTGGTCGCCGACGGCACGGACGCGGTCTCCGCGTTCCCCGCCGACCGCGGCTGGGACCTGGAGGAGCTGTACGACCCCGAGCCCGGCAAGCCCGGCAGGACCTACACCCGCTCCGGCGGATTCCTCGACGGCGCCGCCGACTTCGACCCGGATTTCTTCGGGATCAGCCCCAACGAGGCGCTGGCCATGGACCCGCAGCAGCGGCTGCTGCTGGAGACCTCCTGGCACCTGTTCGAGCGGGCCGGGATCGACCCGGGAACCCTGCGGGCCACCCCCACCGGGGTGTTCGCCGGCGTGATGTACCACGACTACGCCGACAACAGCGCCACCGGCTCCATCGCCTCCGGCCGGCTGTCGTACCACTACGGCTTCGAGGGCCCGGCGATCACCGTCGACACCGCCTGCTCCTCCTCCCTGGTCGCCCTCCACCTGGCGATCCAGTCGCTGCGCGCCGGCGAGTGCGATCTCGCGCTCGCCGGCGGCGTCACGGTGATGGCCACCGCCGGGGTGCTCGTCGAGTTCGGCACCCAGCGCGGCCTGGCCGCCGACGGACGGTGCAAGTCGTACGCCGACGCCGCCGACGGCACCGGGTTCTCCGAGGGCGTCGGGCTGCTGCTGGTGGAACGGCTCGCCGACGCCCGCCGCAACGGCCACCCCGTCCTCGCCCTGGTCCGCGGCTCCGCGGTCAACCAGGACGGTGCCAGCAACGGACTGACGGCGCCCAACGGCCCGGCGCAGCAGCGGGTCATCCGCCAGGCGCTGGCCGCGGCCGGCCTCGGCACCGGCGACGTCGACACGGTCGAGGGCCACGGCACCGGCACCACGCTCGGCGACCCGATCGAGGCCCAGGCGCTGCTCGCCACCTACGGCCAGGACCGCTCCCCTGAGCGCCCGTTGTGGCTCGGCTCGATCAAGTCGAACATCGGGCACGCCCAGGCCGCCGCGGGCGTCGCCGGGGTGATCAAGGCCGTGGAGTCGATGCGGCACGGCGTGCTGCCCCGGACGCTGCACGTCGACGAGCCCTCGCAGCAGGTCGACTGGGCCTCGGGCGCGGTACGGCTGCTCACCGAGGCGCAGCCGTGGCCCGAGCCCGGCCGGCCGCGGCGGGCCGGCGTCTCCTCGTTCGGCATCAGCGGCACCAACGCGCATGTGATCGTCGAGCAGGCGCCCGCGGACGCCACCTCCGAGGCCACCACCGGGCAGACCCCCGCGGAGCCCGCCGGAGGTTCCGCGGAGCCGCAACATCCGGTGGACGGACCGGAGTCCGAGTCGGCTCCCGGGCCGGCGCCCCGGCCCGTGGTGCCCTGGCTGGTCTCCGCGGCGAGCCCGGACGCCCTCCGGCAGCACGCCCGGCGCCTGGCCGCCCACCTCGCGGACGACCCCGGGTCGAACCCGGCCGACGTGGCGTTCACGCTCGCCACGGCCCGGTCGCCGCTGGACCACCGGGCCCTCGTCGTCGGTGACGACCGCGACGAGCTGGTCGCGGCACTGGCGGCGCTCGCCGCGGACGACGAGCCGGCCGGGCGGCGCACCACCGGCGGCACCGCCTTCCTCTTCACCGGCCAGGGCGCGCAGCGCCTCGGCATGGGACGCGAACTGTATGACGCCCACCCGCACTTCCGCCGGGCGTTCGACGCCGCGCTGGAGGCGTTCGACCCGCACCTGGACCGGCCGCTGCGCGACGTGATGTGGGGAACCGATCCGGCGGCGCTGGAGCTGACCTGCTACGCGCAGCCGGCGCTGTTCACCGTCGGGATCTCCCTCTACCGGCTGGTCGAGTCGTGGGGCGTGCGGCCCGACTACCTCGCCGGCCACTCCGTCGGCGAGCTGGTGGCCGCGCGCGCGGCGGGAGTGCTCGGCCTGCCGGACGCCGCCGTGCTGGTGGCCGCCCGCGGGCGGCTGATGCAGGCGCTGCCGGCCGGCGGCGCGATGATCGCCGTGCAGGCCGCGGAGGACGAGGTCGTGCCACTGCTCTCCGACCGGGTGAGCCTCGCCGCGGTCAACGGCCCGACCTCGGTCGTCATCTCCGGCGCGGCCGGCGCGGCCGAGGAGATCGCTGCCCGCTTCGCCGCGGAGGGCCGCCGTACGGCCCGGCTGCGGGTCAGCCACGCCTTCCACTCGCCGCTGATGGAACCGATGGTGGCGGAGTTCCGCGCGGTGGTGTCCGCGCTGTCCTACCGGCCGCCCGCGCTCCCGGTGGTCTCCGCGGTGACCGGCCGGCAGGCGGGGGAGGAGCTGCTGTGCGACCCGGAGTACTGGGTGCGGCACGTGCGCGAGACCGTGCGCTTCCACGACGTGGTGCGCCACCTCGACGAGCGCGGGGTGTCCACGCACCTCGAACTCGGCCCCGACGCGGTGCTCGCCACGATGGGACCCGACTGCCTCACCGGTGAGCGCGACGTCGCCTTCGTCCCCGCGATGCGCCGCGACCGCCCCGAGGCGCGGGAACTCGTCACCGCCGTCGCGCGGGCGCACTCCCGCGGTGTGCCGGTGGACTGGGCGGCGTTCTTCGACGGCACCGCGGCCCGCCGGGTCGACCTGCCCGTCTACCCCTTCCAGCGCCGGCACTTCTGGCTGGAGTCGGCCTCGCTCGGCGGCGACCCGGCCCGGGTCGGTCAGGCGCCGGCCCGGCACCCGCTGCTGGGCGCGCTGGTCACCGTCCCGGACTCCGGCGCGCTGGTGCTCACCGGCCGGCTCACCGCCGCGGGTGCGCCGTGGCTGGCCGACCACGACCTGCTCGGCACCCCGGTCCTGCCCGCCACCGCTCTGGTCGACCTCGCCCTGCACGCCGCCGGGCACGCCGGCTGCGACACCCTGCGCGAACTGGCCGTCGAACTGCCCTTGGCGGTCACCGGCGACGGCTCCACCGCGCTGCGCGTCGTGCTGGGCGGCCCGCGGCCCGACGGCAGCCGCCCCGTCTCCGTCCACTCGCGTCCCGACGCCGACCCGGACGCCCCCTGGACCCGGCACGCCTCCGGTGTCGTCGAGGGACCGCAGGCTCCGGAGCCGCCCGCGCCGCGGCCGGAGGCGGAATGGCCACCCGTCGGCGCCGTCCCGCTCGGCCTCGGCGACGCCTACGAGCGCCTGCTGGCCGCCGGATACGGCTACGGTCCGGCGTTCCAGTGCCTGCGGGCCGCCTGGCGGCTCGGCGACGACCTGTTCGCCGAGGTCGAGCCGGTACGGGACGCCGAGCCGCGGGCGGAAGGCTTCAACGTGCACCCGGCCCTGCTCGACGCCGTGTTCCACGCCGAACGGCTGGCCGGGGAGGGCGATGCGGAACCGGTCGTCCCGGGTACGTGGCGGGGTGTCCGGCTGCGCGCCGCCGCGGGCGCCGACGCGCTGCGGGCACGGATCACCCCCGGCCCGGAGGGCAGCGCACTGGTGGTCACCGACAGCGCCGGCCGGCTCGTGCTCACCGCCGACTCGGTGGCCTCCCGCGCGGTCACCCCCGGCGAACTCGCCGCCGCCGACCGGACCGACCACCCGGTGCTCCACACCCTGCGCTGGACGCCGGCCCCGCCCGCTCCCGCCGGGACGGCGGTCGCCGGATGGACGTTCCTCGGCCGCCCCGAGCCGCTGTTCGACCCGGCGTCGCCGGGCCACGCCGACCTCGACGCGCTGCTCGCGGCGATCGACGCCGACGAGCAGGCCCCGGCCACCGTGGTCCACGTGTGCGGGACCGCCGCCCCCGACCCGGAACTGCCCGCGCTGCTGCGGCGCTGGGCGGACGACCCGCGGCTCGCCGCGGTGCGGCTCGTCGTCGCCACCAGCGGCGCGGTGGCCGCCGGTACGGAACCCGGGCAGGACCCGGCCCCCGACCCCGAAGGCGCCCGCGCCTGGGGGCTGGTGCGGGCCGCCCGCGCGGAGGGCCTGGGCCGGCCGGTCGTGGTGGACCTCGACCCGGCCGCCGACCCGGACCGCGCGCTCGCCGCCGCGCTGGCCTGCGGCGAACCCGAGACGGCCGTCCGTGGCGGTGAGGTGCTGCTGCCGCGGCTCACCGCCCCGGACGGCGCCGCCCTCCCCCCGCGGGGTCCGGCCGGCTGGGACCCGGACGGCACCGTGCTCGTCACAGGGGACACGGCCGCGGGCACGCTGCTCGCCCGCCACCTCGCCGCCACGCACGGCCTTCGGCGCCTGACGCTGGTACGCGCCCCCGGTGACCCGGAGACGGCCGTGCCGGACGCGGCGGTGACCGTCACCACCTGCGACCTGGCCGACCGTACGGCGCTGGCGGCGCTGCTGGACGCGATTCCCGAGGCGCATCCGCTGACCGCGGTGGTGCACATCGCGGCCGACGGCCCGCAGGCCACCACGGTGAGCGGCCTCGACTCCGGGACGGAATCCGGGATCGGGGCCGAAGCCGCGACCGGGACCCAGGTCGCCGCGGCCCGGCGGGCCGATGACGCGTGGCACCTGCACGAGGCCGTCCGCGACGCCGCTCCCGCCGCCTTCGTCCTGGTGTCGGCGGCCGACGCCCTCCTAGCGGAGATCGGCACCACGGACGCGGCCATGGCCCACGCGTCCTTCGAGTTGCTGGCCGCGCACCGCCGCGCGCGCGGACTGCCCGCGGTCTCCCTCGCGCACGGGCCGTGGCGCACCGCCGCCCCGGACCAGCCCGGCGCCCCGGACCACCCCGCCGGCACCGAGCACCCCGAGCACCCCGACCGCCCGGGTTTCCCGACCCTCACCGCCGAGGAAGGGCTCGCGCAGTTCGACGCGGCGCTGGCCCTCGGCGCGACGCACTGCGTGCTGGCGCGCCTCGACCACGCGGCGCTGCGCGCCCGGGCCGGCGAACTCCCGCACGTGCTGCGGGCGGTGGTGCACGCCCCGGTCCGCCGCGCCCGCCTCGAGGAGGACGCGCCGCTGATCCGCCGGCTCGCCGGCCTGGCCCCCGAGGAACGCGACCGGACCCTGCTGGCCGCCGTCCGCGAGCACGTCGCCGCCGTTCTCGGCCACGCCTCGGCCGCGGCCGTCGACCCCGACCGGGCCTTCCAGGAGATGGGCTTCGACTCCCTCGCCGCCGTGGAACTGCGCAAACGGCTGAGCGCCGCTGCCGGGGTGTGGCTGCCCGCCACCCTGGTCTTCGACCACCCCACCTCGCGAGCGGTCACCGAGCGGCTCGGCGCGGCCCTCGACGGCGGGACGGGCCCGCGGCAGCCGGTGTTCGCGGAATTCCGGCGGCTGGAGGAAGCCCTGGCCGAGGCGACCCCGGACGACGCGGAGGCGGCCCGGATCACGGCCCGGCTGGAGAGCCTGCTGCGCAGGTGGCGCGACCGGCGGGACGGCGTCGCGGCCGAGGCGGAAGGGGCCTACGAGTCGGCCTCGGACGAAGAGCTGTTCCAGGCACTCGACGACCTCGAGATTGGTTGA